In Canis aureus isolate CA01 chromosome 6, VMU_Caureus_v.1.0, whole genome shotgun sequence, one genomic interval encodes:
- the CRABP2 gene encoding cellular retinoic acid-binding protein 2, producing the protein MPNFSGNWKIIRSENFEDLLKVLGVNVMLRKIAVAAASKPAVEIKQEGDTFYIKTSTTVRTTEVNFKVGEEFEEQTVDGRPCKSLVKWESENKMVCEQRLLKGDGPKTSWTRELTNDGELVLTMTADDIVCTRVYVRE; encoded by the exons ATGCCCAACTTCTCTGGCAACTGGAAGATTATCCGATCAGAAAACTTCGAGGATTTGCTCAAAGTGCTGG GGGTGAACGTGATGCTGAGGAAAATCGCTGTGGCCGCGGCTTCCAAGCCAGCAGTGGAGATCAAACAAGAGGGAGACACATTTTACATCAAGACCTCCACCACGGTGCGGACCACGGAGGTCAACTTCAAGGTCGGGGAAGAGTTTGAGGAGCAGACTGTGGACGGCAGACCCTGTAAG AGCCTGGTGAAGTGGGAGAGCGAGAACAAAATGGTCTGCGAGCAGAGGCTTTTGAAGGGAGACGGCCCCAAGACCTCCTGGACCAGGGAGCTGACCAACGACGGGGAGCTGGTCCTG ACCATGACAGCTGATGATATCGTGTGCACCAGGGTCTACGTCCGAGAGTGA